The genomic DNA GGAGGAGCGGGACTACATGGATATAAAAGTGACTTCCAAGATGATAAAAGAAATGTGCGGTACCGTCTCCTTCAAAAGAGGAGACTCTTTTTATCAAGCCAATAAAGTTACAATTAATGAATATAGCCCTGATATTTGTAAAGCAACCGTAAATGTAGTAGAAGACTTCCAAGTCACCATAAAAAAAAATAATGGTATAGGGACAATCCAAACTACATGTAGTTGCCCGACGCTTGCAAACTTCCAAAAGGATTGTCAGCACGTGGCAGCTGTCTTACTTGCAATACAGGATAAACAACGAAAAGAAAATGATTCTCTTTTTATCACAGGCAACCAACCGGGTTTAGATGATTTAACAGAAGGTTTTATGACACTTTTTAATGATAAGCCCAATCAGTCAAGTCGTCATCAACTTCATTTTGAAAATCGGCAAATACTCGATGTCTTATTCTGTTGTAAGCCGGTTTCAATCGGTAACGATCACTATTTAATAGGAATTGAAATCGCTATAGAACAGACGAGGATAAAAAATATAAGAGGATTTCTAAATGATGTGAAACAAGGGAGGGTAAGTAGGTTATCTCCTACATTTACATATGATCCTAGTTTTCACTGCTTTGTAAATCAATCTGATGCCGTGCTTCATCACCTTATTCGAGTTATCCATGATGAGCAAGCTTTTCTAAATGCCTTGCCAAACCTTTTTAATTACAGCCAAAGCAACCATACCTTACTCATCCCACCATCATCATGGGTAGGACTGGCCTCATTACTAACAGATAACACGGTAGTTAGGATCAAACATCAGAGTCATCTGTACGAACAATTTAAAGTCGTAAATACACCACCACCGTTGACATTTTTGGTAGACAAATTCGAGGATGGACAATACAAGCTAACGATTAAAGGTTTTAACAGAATGTTAGTTTTGCCTTTTTACCATTCCGTCCTATGTGACGGCAATGTTTTTCAACTTCAAGAGCAGGATTGTGAACGGTTGTTTGAACTTAAGCAAATGCTTGAATCACCTGGTGCAGAACATATCCTTATTCTACATAATCAAATGGAATTTTTTCTTAAAAAAATTGTGCCCAGTCTGAAGAGAATAGGTGAGTTTCAACTCGCAAGAAGTGTTTCACAAGAATTTATGAAAACTCCACTTGTTGCAAAGCTTTATCTAGATCGCTTGAAAAATCGTTTACTGGTCGGTTTGGAATTCCACTATGACAATGTTATTATTCATCCTTCTGAAAATCGTGATATTCCAACAGGACCTGCGATTATTAGGGATCTTGAAAGAGAAGAGGAAATACTAGAAATTTTGAAGGAAAGTGAACTTTCACAAACAGATGGCGGCTATTACATGCAGAATGAAGCTCTTGAGTATGAGTTTTTGTATCATGTGATCCCTAAATTGCAAAAACTTGTTCAAATCTATGCAACTACCGCTGTTCGAAATCGTATTGTCAAAAAAGATGCCCATCCTATCATTCGAATAAGAATTAAAAAAGAACGGACAAATTGGCTTGAATTTAAATTTGAGTTGAACGGTATTGCTGACATACAAATTCGTGAGCTTTTAGCTGCATTAGAAGAAAAAAGGAAGTACTTTCGACTTAAAAATGGTTCACTCATGTCTCTTGAAACCAAGGAAATGGAAGAGATCCAGCGCTTTTTAAAAGCCGTTCCGATACAGAAAGAAGATTTTGAAGCAACATTAGATATGCCAATCCTTCAAAGTATCCAATTGTTTGACCAATTTGATAAAAATAATCTCTTTAAGGTAGAGGAAACATTCCAACGCTTTCTGGATGTAGTACGAAATCCAGGGAAAATAGATATTGAGGTGCCCAAAAAGTTGGATCCCATCCTAAGAGATTATCAAAAAATTGGGTATAAATGGATGAAGACACTTTCAAGCTACGGTTTTGGGGGGATTTTAGCCGATGATATGGGACTTGGTAAAACATTGCAAAGCATCACTTTTATCTCTTCTGAACTTGAAAAGTTACGAGAGAGTGGTAAACAAGTACTCATTGTTTGTCCATCTTCCTTAACCTATAACTGGTTACAAGAGATTATGAAGTTTTCTCCTGATATTCAAGCAATCGTAATAGACGGAAATAAAGAAAGCCGAGAAGAACTACAGAAAGATAGCAAGGGGCTAGATGTTATAATTACGTCCTATCCGTTACTGCGACGGGATATTAAGTGGTATGAGAGCCAAGTGTTTCATACGGTATTCTTTGATGAGGCACAAACCTTTAAAAATCCAACTACCCAGACATCAAGGGCGGTTAAACGAATCGAAGCAGAACATCGGTTTGGCCTAACAGGTACACCCATTGAAAATTCATCTGAAGAACTATGGTCAATTTATCACGTGGTTTTCCCACAACTTTTTCAGGGGTTAAAGGCATATAGTAATCTTAATAGAAAAACAATTTCACGTAGAGTCCGCCCATTTTTACTTCGCAGGGTAAAAGAAGACGTACTTGATGAGCTACCAGAAAAAATCGAATCACTTGAATCTTCTGAGCTACTGCCAGATCAAAAAAAGCTTTATGCAGCTTATTTAGCAAAGTTACGAGAAGATACGTTAAAGCACCTCAATAAAGATACGATTCGTAAAAACAAAATTCGAATTTTAGCGGGAATAACTCGTTTACGACAAATTTGCTGTCATCCTGCACTTTTTGTAGATGGATATAAGGGGAGCTCAGCAAAATATGAGCAATTATTAAAAATTTTGGAAGAGTCGAGATTGTCAGGTAGAAGAGTGTTGATTTTTTCACAATTCACGAAAATGCTTCAAATTATAGGAAGAGAGTTAACAAATAGAGGTCAGACCTTTTTTTATCTAGATGGGCAAACACCCTCAGGCGAAAGGGTGGAACTTTGCAATCGGTTCAATAATGGTGAGCGTGATCTGTTTCTCATTTCGTTAAAAGCAGGAGGTACCGGCTTAAACTTAACTGGTGCAGACACTGTCATTTTATATGATCTTTGGTGGAATCCAGCAGTTGAAGAACAAGCTTCAGATCGGGCTCATCGCATCGGACAAAAGAATGTTGTACAGGTAATCAAACTGGTCGCACGTGGCACAATTGAAGAAAAAATGAATGAGCTTCAGGAGAAGAAGAAAGATCTCATCGCTGATATCATCGATTCTGATGATAAGACAAATTCAGCATTAACAGAAGAAGATATTCGTGAAATTTTGATGACCTAACTAAAGATAGTAAAAAATATATGGTTAAATAAAAAAGCAAAAATTGTTGTTTAAATAAAAACAAAGGTAGCTAAAAATAGCTACCTTTGTTACAATAGGAAATTTCTTATACTTAGTAAGTCCAAGTAGCACCAACGATTATTAATAAGATGAACAATACTACGATTAGAGCGAATCCACCGCCGTAACCATAGCCGCCACCATATCCGTAGCCCATGCAATTCACCTCCTTAGAGATGATTTAGAGCAAATCAAATTATTACTCTTACTACATATATATGAACCGTGGTCTTTTGTGTATAGACATTCGTGTAGAGTCATAAAAATTAGTTTTATTCCCTAAATAAAAGACAGCTCTCATATTAGAGAACTGTCTTTTAGGTTAGAATACTTTATCACCATTAAAAATTGAGTTTTTCACAATGACATAATCTACGTGGCGGATCGCTTCGAGAGTTTTTCCTCCAGAATATGAAATAGAAGATTGTAGATCTTGTTCCATTTCGGTTAACGTATCTTGTAATGAACCTTTATACTCAACAAACATTTTCTTACCTTCTACGTTCTTTTTTTCACCTTTTTGATACTCAGACGCAGATCCGAAATATTCTTTAAACAATTTTCCATCTCGCTCAACAGTTTCTCCTGGAGATTCTTCATGACCAGCAAAGAGAGAACCTATCATAACCATTGTTGCACCGAAACGAATGGATTTTGCTACATCACCGTGTGTACGAATACCACCGTCAGCGATAATCGGCTTACTCGCTGCTCTAGAACACCAACGAAGGGCTGCTAACTGCCAGCCTCCAGTCCCAAATCCTGTCTTAATTTTGGTAATACATACTTTACCAGGTCCAATACCAACTTTTGTCGCATCTGCACCAGCATTCTCAAGTTCTCTAACTGCTTCGGGAGTACCAACATTACCAGCAATCACAAAGCTCTTAGGTAGGTGTTTTTTAATATGTTGAATCATATTAATTACAGCATTTGAATGACCATGAGCTATATCAATCGTGATATATTCAGGTGTAAGTTGCTCGTTTGCAAGCTTCTCAATGAACAGGTATTCTTCTTCTTTTACACCAACACTAATAGAAGCAAACAGACCTTTTGAATGCATTTCTTTTATAAATCCTAATCTTTTTTCAGGCTCAAAACGGTGCATAATATAGAAATAATTATTTTCAGCAAGATATAAGGCAATTTTTTCATCAATGATTGTTTGCATATTAGCTGGCACTACAGGAAGTTTGAATTGACGACCTCCAAGTGTAACAGTTGTATCACACTCTGAACGGCTGTTAACGACACATTTTGCAGGAATTAACTGAATATCTTCATAATCAAATACATTTTCCATAAATACACACTCCTAAAAATTACGATTTTAAATTGTAAGAGGGAAATTGAATGTTCGTATTTTGATCGAACTAAAAAATCCTACTTAAAAATGGGTAGATAAATACCACCCATTCGTAGTTAGGATTTATCGGTTCCTAGTAGAAACTCTTAGACCATAATTCTAAGAATATACGAATGCATTAAACAATAGATTTTTAACTCCAAAGATGATTATATACGAACTTTAATTACATGTAAATAAATATCGTTCGTGTATCACTATAATTAAGGTCATTTTTTATGTTAAATAAAAGAGAGAGGGCTAAAAGAATGTTTTTTATCAATTGAACATTATAGAATGAGGAGAAGGTACCGTAAATAAACATTTTAGATTATTACGTAAAATATAAATTTGACGTAATAAAAGAAGGAATAAAGCTTAGTTTGTAGAATTAGTATTATTGAGGTGAAATTTCATGGCTAATGAAGCTCAGCAACAACATAATAAGAAATTACAAATAATCCTTAAGGAACTCCCTTGGTATGTTGAAGAATACATCAACCACAAACGCAGAAAACTTTCGGCCGCTTCTTTACTAAATTATTGTCACGATTATAAGATCTTCTTCAATTGGGTATTATCAGAGCAACTACATAATGGAGTTATAAAAGACGTCCCTTTAGAACTATTAGAAAAACTAACAATCCAACAGGTTGAAGGTTTCTTAAATGCTCTTCAGTTTGAACTAAATAATAAAGAAGTTACTGTAAACCGAAAGTTATCTGCTTTAAAGTCCCTCTTCAACTATCTTCAAAACATTGCAGAAACACGTGATTTACAGCCTTATCTAAAACGAAATGTGATGGCTAAAGTTGAATTTAATGAACTTAAACAAAGTATGGAAACCCTTGCGAACAAAATGGAAGGGAAAATCTTGCTTGGAGATGAATATGAGAAGTTCAGACGATTTATTGCATATGATTACGGGGAACTTAGCAAAGATAATAAGAAACTATTAAACTTTTATCTTTTGAACCATGAACGTGACAC from Cytobacillus luteolus includes the following:
- the guaC gene encoding GMP reductase is translated as MENVFDYEDIQLIPAKCVVNSRSECDTTVTLGGRQFKLPVVPANMQTIIDEKIALYLAENNYFYIMHRFEPEKRLGFIKEMHSKGLFASISVGVKEEEYLFIEKLANEQLTPEYITIDIAHGHSNAVINMIQHIKKHLPKSFVIAGNVGTPEAVRELENAGADATKVGIGPGKVCITKIKTGFGTGGWQLAALRWCSRAASKPIIADGGIRTHGDVAKSIRFGATMVMIGSLFAGHEESPGETVERDGKLFKEYFGSASEYQKGEKKNVEGKKMFVEYKGSLQDTLTEMEQDLQSSISYSGGKTLEAIRHVDYVIVKNSIFNGDKVF
- a CDS encoding YjcZ family sporulation protein; the protein is MGYGYGGGYGYGGGFALIVVLFILLIIVGATWTY
- the xerS gene encoding tyrosine recombinase XerS, encoding MANEAQQQHNKKLQIILKELPWYVEEYINHKRRKLSAASLLNYCHDYKIFFNWVLSEQLHNGVIKDVPLELLEKLTIQQVEGFLNALQFELNNKEVTVNRKLSALKSLFNYLQNIAETRDLQPYLKRNVMAKVEFNELKQSMETLANKMEGKILLGDEYEKFRRFIAYDYGELSKDNKKLLNFYLLNHERDTAIVSLILGSGLRLSEVVNLDLDDIDFNKFSARVIRKGNKEQYVFFSRIAMDDLKEYLKIRETRYQVDKNNKALFVAAPMGPKGKSRRLTARSIEKLIEKYAIAFGKPALSVHKLRHSFATRYHSEINDVPKLRRQLGHSSIQTTMIYTHIKNDDLKSAVDRMDIPKDDFYEQ
- a CDS encoding DEAD/DEAH box helicase gives rise to the protein MDIKVTSKMIKEMCGTVSFKRGDSFYQANKVTINEYSPDICKATVNVVEDFQVTIKKNNGIGTIQTTCSCPTLANFQKDCQHVAAVLLAIQDKQRKENDSLFITGNQPGLDDLTEGFMTLFNDKPNQSSRHQLHFENRQILDVLFCCKPVSIGNDHYLIGIEIAIEQTRIKNIRGFLNDVKQGRVSRLSPTFTYDPSFHCFVNQSDAVLHHLIRVIHDEQAFLNALPNLFNYSQSNHTLLIPPSSWVGLASLLTDNTVVRIKHQSHLYEQFKVVNTPPPLTFLVDKFEDGQYKLTIKGFNRMLVLPFYHSVLCDGNVFQLQEQDCERLFELKQMLESPGAEHILILHNQMEFFLKKIVPSLKRIGEFQLARSVSQEFMKTPLVAKLYLDRLKNRLLVGLEFHYDNVIIHPSENRDIPTGPAIIRDLEREEEILEILKESELSQTDGGYYMQNEALEYEFLYHVIPKLQKLVQIYATTAVRNRIVKKDAHPIIRIRIKKERTNWLEFKFELNGIADIQIRELLAALEEKRKYFRLKNGSLMSLETKEMEEIQRFLKAVPIQKEDFEATLDMPILQSIQLFDQFDKNNLFKVEETFQRFLDVVRNPGKIDIEVPKKLDPILRDYQKIGYKWMKTLSSYGFGGILADDMGLGKTLQSITFISSELEKLRESGKQVLIVCPSSLTYNWLQEIMKFSPDIQAIVIDGNKESREELQKDSKGLDVIITSYPLLRRDIKWYESQVFHTVFFDEAQTFKNPTTQTSRAVKRIEAEHRFGLTGTPIENSSEELWSIYHVVFPQLFQGLKAYSNLNRKTISRRVRPFLLRRVKEDVLDELPEKIESLESSELLPDQKKLYAAYLAKLREDTLKHLNKDTIRKNKIRILAGITRLRQICCHPALFVDGYKGSSAKYEQLLKILEESRLSGRRVLIFSQFTKMLQIIGRELTNRGQTFFYLDGQTPSGERVELCNRFNNGERDLFLISLKAGGTGLNLTGADTVILYDLWWNPAVEEQASDRAHRIGQKNVVQVIKLVARGTIEEKMNELQEKKKDLIADIIDSDDKTNSALTEEDIREILMT